Proteins from a single region of Choloepus didactylus isolate mChoDid1 chromosome 10, mChoDid1.pri, whole genome shotgun sequence:
- the LOC119504810 gene encoding peptidyl-prolyl cis-trans isomerase FKBP1A, translated as MGVHVETISPGDGRTFPKRGQTCVVHYTGMLEDGKKFDSSRDRNKPFKFTLGKQEVIRGWEEGVAQMSVGQRAKLTISPDYAYGATGHPGIIPPNATLVFDVELLKLE; from the coding sequence ATGGGAGTGCATGTGGAGACCATCTCCCCCGGAGACGGGCGCACCTTCCCGAAGCGCGGCCAGACCTGCGTGGTGCACTACACGGGGATGCTTGAAGATGGAAAGAAATTTGATTCTTCCCGGGACAGAAACAAGCCCTTTAAGTTTACTCTAGGCAAGCAGGAGGTGATCCGAGGCTGGGAAGAAGGGGTTGCCCAGATGAGCGTGGGTCAGAGAGCCAAACTGACTATCTCCCCAGACTATGCCTATGGTGCCACTGGGCACCCAGGCATCATCCCACCAAATGCCACTCTCGTCTTTGACGTGGAGCTTCTAAAACTGGAATGA